The Pan paniscus chromosome 2, NHGRI_mPanPan1-v2.0_pri, whole genome shotgun sequence genome contains the following window.
ATCCCGAATTAGAActtgaagaagaaaggaaatgagggaAAGGGAATGTCTTAGCTTGAACtctcataacaaaataccacatactgggtggcttaaacaacagatgtgtattttatttaattattttttttgagatggagtctcgctctgttgcccaggctgaagtgcagtgacgcgatctcggctcactgcaacctccacctcctgggttcaagcaattctcctatctcagcctcccgagtagctgggactacgggcacacgccatgacgcacggctaatttttgtattttcagtagagacagggtttcaccatattggtcaggctggtctcgaattcttgacctcaggtgatccacctgcctcggcctcctaaagtgctggaattacaggcaggagccactgcgcccggcctcagaaatgtattttcttacagttctggaggttgtgGTGCCCGCATGGCTAGGTTTTGGTGAGGATGCTCCTCCTGGCATGCAGATAACTGCCTTCTCATTGTGTCTTCACATGCCCTTTACTCCACAGTTGCACCTGGAGGGGGAGAGAGAttgttctttctcctttctctctctgtttttttttttttttttttttttgaggtggagtctcactccgtcgtccaggctggagcgcagtggcgcgatccttgggtcactgcaacctccacctccctggtttgagtgattctcctgcctcagcctccggagtagctgggactacaggcacgtgccaccacgcccggctaatttttgtatttttagtagagatggggtttcatcatgttggtcaggctggtctcaaactcctgacctcaagtgactcgcccgccttggcctcctaaagtcctgggattacagacatgagccgctgtgcctggcctcttcctctCCTTATAAAGCCACTAATCCCATCAGGAGGGCCCTACCCTCAACCATAATTACCCTCagaggcctcatctccaaataccatcacattgggggttagaatttcaacatagaaattttggggggatacaaacattcagtccatagcagggAATATGTTTGTTGATGCTATTGTTATTCTTCCTGTAAGTGACACTATTGGACATTTGTATTTAAGTGATGTAGAATTTGAAAATGATGAATCCCTTCCAGGTGAAAAGCTGAACAAAAACTTTCAGAAGAGGACTGGATGTATTTAAGGGCTTTAAACAATAATAATGTTGCTATCCAGAGACTGCTCTTGCTGATACCCCCTTCCTTTCGCTCAGTTTCCTCAAGAAAGGGTCTATGGGTGGCTGGCTACCTTGGACCCCCTAACTAATAAGCTCCAGGTTATATTTGTTCCACTCaagtctatttattttattattattctttcctTAGGGacgggtctcattatgttgcccaggctggacttgaacttctgggcttgagcaattctcccacctcagcctaccaagcagctgggactacaggtctgcaccactgcaccccacccaTTCAAGTCAACATCCCCAGAAATGAGGATAATGCTTGGCACAAGGTAGGCATTTAATACATATATGTTGAATGTATGAATAAATATACTGGCTCTTTCTCAAGGCCAGAGAAGCCTCTCTTCATCCTCCCAGGACTTCCATTACCTACTTTTTTTCTGGAGGGCGGGGGGGAATAATTTCAACCTACAGAAAAGATGCAGATGCAAGAATAATGAAAGGAACTCTTAGATACCCTTTAATCAAATTCACCAATAATGTTTTAGTTTGTAAAATcgaatttgaaataatttttttaaaaaaatatttattttctcctcaaatttcttttcctttttctttggcttaagaatcttcatgtttttatttatttatttatttatttattttttgtttttgtttttttgagacagagtctcactctgttgcccagcctggagtgcagtggcattacctagactcactgcaacctccacctcctgggttcaagtgattcttgtgcctcagcctcctgagtagctgggattaccggtgcatgccaccacgccaggctactttttgtatttttagtagagacagggtttcgccatgttggccaggctggtctcgaactcctgacctcaggtgatctgcctgccatggcctcccaaagtgctgggattacaggctcatgcctgtaatcgctgcgcccagc
Protein-coding sequences here:
- the LOC130541344 gene encoding putative uncharacterized protein encoded by LINC00336; translated protein: MAAWGCGGGCEHLEDGSHYVAQAGLELLGLSNSPTSAYQAAGTTGLHHCTPPIQVNIPRNEDNAWHKVFIIPLLFFIISPHKFAFLKPQEQCGLK